CATTACGTCGCTGGACGAATTCCACGATTTTGCAGTGAATCTCGGACTTGCCTACATCGGGATGGTGGTGGCAGATCCCCGACTGTCGCGCTTGATGCTGCAACAGGGTGCCGCTGTGGATGCGGAGATGACCGCGCAGTTCTGCCAGGTGTTCGACGCCGGGGCTTCGGTTCTGGCTGGCCTATTACGTGACGGGATCGAATCTGGTTATGTCCGGCCGGGTATCGACGTCGAGGCCGTCGCTGATTCGGTGGCCGGCATCCCCCTGGGAATACTTGCCCGCTACGGGCACGACCCCGATCAGGACATTCTCGCATCACGCGTACGCGCAACCGCCGACCTCGTCTGCCGGGGGATCGCCCCCTAGCGGGAATACGCCGCTCCCTGTGAGCGTTTCCCGCCGCTGTGAACACATTCACCGTCGGTGATGCGACAGTCACACAGCTCACCGAACTTGCGGTGTGGCCGATCCCGCCACACGATTGGTATCCAGCCATCAGCGAGCAACAGCTCTCGTTCGCCCGAGCCACCTATGCACCGTCGGCCGTCTCGGCAGATGGTGCCGATCTGATCTTCTCCATCCACAACTACCTCATCGAGCTGGGCGACGCCGTCGTGGTGGTCGACACCTGCTCGGGCAATCACAAGAACCGGCCCTTGTTCCCAGACCTCCACATGCTCGATACCGACTACCTGACTCACCTCAAGCACGCAGGATTTGATCCCGAGGACGTCGACATCGTCATCAATACCCATCTCCATCTGGACCATTGCGGGTGGAACACCCGGCTGATCAACGACACCTGGCAGCCCACCTTTTCGAACGCCACGTACCTGTTCCACGCCACTGAGCTCAAATACATTCAGGCACAATGGGAGTCGTCTCCGGCAGGTGAGTGGGCCGAGGGGGGCGGCTGGGTCTATCAGGACAGTGTCCTTCCGGTCCTCGAACATTCTCCGCACCGCTTCGTCGCCCCGGGTCATCAAATCCACGCGCACGGTTCCACGCGCATCACCACCCTGGACACAGCCGGGCACACACCGGGGCACCTTGCCATCGAAATCAGTGCTCCGGGCACCGGTGTGATCATCTCCGGCGACGCGCTACATCACCCCATGCAGGCCCAGTTTCCAGATCTGCCCTTTTTCGCGGACGCCGATCCTGTCATGGGTACCGCTGCTCGTCGCGCACTGCTCGGACGCTGTGCCGACGAAGACTTGCGCCTGGTGACCGCCCACTTCCCCGCACATCTACCGATGGGTGTCCGCCGCAGCGGCACCACATTCGAATGGACGGACCCTCCGGCCGGGCAATGAGCCCTGCCGCTAGAACGCGGCGCCCACCACCGGGCCGGCCCCCGCAGGTTGCGGAATCCGCACCGACTCCAGGAGTCGCTCCAACGCGGCCTCCACGTCGGCCTTCCAGCCGAGCCCGCTGTCAAGCTCCAACCGCAGTCGCGGGAAATGCTGGTGCGGTGCGACCACCGTGAAACCCACATCCTTCAGGAAGTCGACATCGATCATGCACTGCTCGATGGTGCACTCCCCCAGTACATCTGCCGCTTCCGAATGCCTAGCCAACGACCCTTCGCAAAGATCCAGCGCCTCGCTGGTCCGGCCGAACGCCTCCAGCGCGCGCACACCGCGGCGCACTAACTCGGCGACCACATTGGCGATGATGCTGTGCGGCAATCCGTCTGACTCGTGACCCGGCTCCACACCCAAGGACGTCAGCAGGACTGCATCCGCACTGACCGGGGCGGTCGGGAACAATTGCGCGCGAGGCACCACCCCGGGCGGGGCATACAACGCGTATCCCACCGTGGCGGGCCGGGACTGCGGGCCGGCTATTGCGACCTGACCGCATGACCCCCACTCGAGCATGACCATCGACAGCCATGCTTCCTTCTCGAACTCTGGGTCCGACAGGTGCTGGCTGTCTCCGACGGTAGCGGGGTCCACTTCCCAGAAGACACACCGCCGGGCGTGCTTGGGCAGCTGCTCGAAACCATCGAGCCGCAAAGGAACGATCCGAGCCGACACTGGTCTTGTACGCCTCCACGTCAGGTCCACATGGTGCGCGGAACGCCTCGAACGTCCGGCAACCCTTCAAGGATATGCGAAATTTCTGGTTTGGCACCCGGCGACCTTGCCGCGGTACCTGGAATGCACGGCCGGAGCCGTCGTTGTGCCGATGATTCCCCTGTGGAGCCGAAACTTCTTACTTGCCAAGCGTTTTCGCGCGGAGGCCGCGCTTCGAGGGTTTTCGCGTCACAGTGACGTTTCTCCCCCGTGGGCTAGGACGTGGCTTCGCCGGACATCATGTCGACAATTCGCTGCAAATCTTCCACCGAGCCGAACTCGACGACGATCTTGCCCTTGCGCTTGCCCAGGCTCACCGTCACGCGGGTGTCGAAGGTACCCGACAAGCGCTCGGCGACATCCTGCAAGCCCGGCATCTGGATCGGCTTGCGCCGCGGCGCCGGCTTGGGAGCATCGCTGCGGTTCGCCAGCGTCACCGCTTCCTCTGCGGCCCGTACCGACATTCCCTCGGCCACGATCCGGGCGGCAAGCTCCTCCTGGGCCTCGGCTCCACCCTCAAGAGCGAGCAGCGCCCGCGCGTGGCCGGCCGATAGGACTCCCGCCGCGACCCTGCGCTGTACCGCGATCGGTAGGCGCAGCAGTCGGATCATGTTGGAGATCACCGGGCGCGATCGACCGATCCGGGACGCCAACTCTTCATGCGTCACTTCAAACTCATCGAGAAGCTGTTGGTACGCGGCCGCCTCTTCCAAAGGATTGAGCTGTGCCCGGTGGATGTTCTCCAGCAGCGCGTCTCGAAGCAGATTGTCGTCGGCCGTCTCCCGGACAATCGCCGGGATGGTGTCCAAACCGGCCTCCTGGGTAGCACGCCACCGCCGCTCCCCCATGACGAGTTGGTAGTCACCGCCCTCGACCGCACGCACCACGATCGGCTGCATCACACCGAACTCGCGGATGGAGTGGACCAACTCCGCGAGCGCCTCCTCGTCGAAGACCTGGCGCGGCTGCTTGGGGTTGGGCTTGATGGCCGTCACCGCGATCTCGCGGTACACCGCGCCGATATCGGTGGCCGGTGCAGACGGAGCCGCTGGGCCGCCGCCGATGATCACATCGGCGGCCGCGTCACCCAGGCGCGGGCCTGCGGGGGTGGGTGCACCATCCACCGGTGCCGTCGGGATCAGGGATGCCAGGCCTCGGCCGAGTCCGCCCTTACGCCGTGATGCTGGCGACTGACTCATCGGTTCCTTCTCCCTTTTTGCATCCGCTGTACGCACCTGATCATCTTCTCGTAGTGCACAGCGTTCATTGTGGATCACTCGCCGACGGGCTCGGCCGCTGCGCGAGTTCGCGCGCGGCATCCAAGTAACTCAGGGCTCCCCGTGAACCCGGGTCGTATTCGAGGACGCTGGTTCCGTATCCCGGAGCCTCTGAGACCTTGACGCTACGCGGGATGACCGACCCCAACACCTTCGGACCGAAGTGGCTACGCACTTCGTCCGCCACCTGGTCGGCGAGCTTGGTCCTACCGTCGTACATGGTCAGCAGAATCGTCGACACATGCAGCGCGGGATTCAGGTGGGCCTGGACGAGTTCGATGTTGCGCAGCAGCTGACCGACGCCCTCCAGCGCGTAGTACTCACACTGGATCGGGATCAGCACCTCGTTCGCCGCCACGAGTGCGTTGACCGTCAGCAGGCCGAGCGAGGGCGGGCAGTCGATGAATACGAAGTCAAACGCGTCGGCGGGTAGCCCGGCGATCGCGCCACGCAGCCGGCCCTCACGAGCCACCATCGACACCAATTCGATCTCGGCACCGGCCAGGTCGATCGTCGCCGGAACGCAGAAGAGGTGCTCGCTCTGTGGACTGGATTGGATCGCGTCCTTGATGGGGATCTCACCGAGTAGGACTTCGTACGACGACGGGGTGCCCGCACGATGATCGGCACCCAGTGCGGTGCTCGCATTGCCCTGTGGATCGAGATCGATCACCAGAACATTCAGACCCTGCATCGCCATCGCGGCGGCGAGGTTCACCGCGGTTGTGGTCTTGCCGACGCCACCCTTCTGGTTGGCGATCGTCAGCATCCGGCGATGCGCCGGCTTCGGGAGACGGACCGATCCTTGCTTGATCTGGGTGGCACGCTGAGCGGCTGCACCGATCGGAGTC
This genomic window from Mycobacteroides chelonae contains:
- a CDS encoding ParA family protein; the protein is MGAAAQRATQIKQGSVRLPKPAHRRMLTIANQKGGVGKTTTAVNLAAAMAMQGLNVLVIDLDPQGNASTALGADHRAGTPSSYEVLLGEIPIKDAIQSSPQSEHLFCVPATIDLAGAEIELVSMVAREGRLRGAIAGLPADAFDFVFIDCPPSLGLLTVNALVAANEVLIPIQCEYYALEGVGQLLRNIELVQAHLNPALHVSTILLTMYDGRTKLADQVADEVRSHFGPKVLGSVIPRSVKVSEAPGYGTSVLEYDPGSRGALSYLDAARELAQRPSPSASDPQ
- a CDS encoding TetR/AcrR family transcriptional regulator, which codes for MEDPAEPPIRMADRQRARRSELVKEEVVEAALAEFSERGYHQTSIAHIAERLGTGHSMFYRYFTNKRDILEHVVQHATQRTVETLSHTLPGRITSLDEFHDFAVNLGLAYIGMVVADPRLSRLMLQQGAAVDAEMTAQFCQVFDAGASVLAGLLRDGIESGYVRPGIDVEAVADSVAGIPLGILARYGHDPDQDILASRVRATADLVCRGIAP
- a CDS encoding ParB/RepB/Spo0J family partition protein, with amino-acid sequence MSQSPASRRKGGLGRGLASLIPTAPVDGAPTPAGPRLGDAAADVIIGGGPAAPSAPATDIGAVYREIAVTAIKPNPKQPRQVFDEEALAELVHSIREFGVMQPIVVRAVEGGDYQLVMGERRWRATQEAGLDTIPAIVRETADDNLLRDALLENIHRAQLNPLEEAAAYQQLLDEFEVTHEELASRIGRSRPVISNMIRLLRLPIAVQRRVAAGVLSAGHARALLALEGGAEAQEELAARIVAEGMSVRAAEEAVTLANRSDAPKPAPRRKPIQMPGLQDVAERLSGTFDTRVTVSLGKRKGKIVVEFGSVEDLQRIVDMMSGEATS
- a CDS encoding MBL fold metallo-hydrolase, whose product is MNTFTVGDATVTQLTELAVWPIPPHDWYPAISEQQLSFARATYAPSAVSADGADLIFSIHNYLIELGDAVVVVDTCSGNHKNRPLFPDLHMLDTDYLTHLKHAGFDPEDVDIVINTHLHLDHCGWNTRLINDTWQPTFSNATYLFHATELKYIQAQWESSPAGEWAEGGGWVYQDSVLPVLEHSPHRFVAPGHQIHAHGSTRITTLDTAGHTPGHLAIEISAPGTGVIISGDALHHPMQAQFPDLPFFADADPVMGTAARRALLGRCADEDLRLVTAHFPAHLPMGVRRSGTTFEWTDPPAGQ